A stretch of Leucobacter aridicollis DNA encodes these proteins:
- a CDS encoding ABC transporter ATP-binding protein: MSPESVRGTRGEDRSSYTREESRAIRRRSLRLLASLLGPFRRLIILTAAVVIASAVFRAIGPSLIAFGIDEALPRAVEQGDWGPAIGISLAYLVIGGGGAALVGWYVVLIAKLTQAVMLELRTRIFRHTQRLSLEFHEGYTSGRIISRQTSDLESIQELLDGSLSELIDAVLLGSFTLIALFLIDWRSGVLLVCMGLPLGLLMWWFVIESQKGFRATRTVSARLIVQFVETMTGIRAVQAFRREKRNDKAFAKVSDDYRRANLRVVNLFGVLDPGLVLLGNITIAAVLLWGAFRVTDNALAVGVLLAAVLHVRNFFGPLEDVAMFLNSYQSAVAALEKVSGVLEEEPTVQDPEQPVALPAARGELKFDGVSFRYGGADDPRVVLADCNLDIPAGQTIALVGTTGAGKSTLAKLVARFYDPTEGALTLDGVDLRALDPVDMRRAIVMVTQEAYLFSGTIAQNIALGKPDATREEIVAAATAVGAHEFIEALPDGYDTDVNKRGGRVSAGQRQLVSFARAFLADPAVLILDEATASLDLPSERLVQDALQRLLADRTAIIIAHRLSTVAIADRVLVMEHGRVVEDGSPQELIAAGGRFAGLHAAWEDSLA, encoded by the coding sequence ATGAGCCCGGAGAGCGTCCGCGGGACGCGCGGCGAAGACCGCAGCAGCTACACGCGCGAGGAGAGTCGCGCCATCAGGCGACGGTCGCTCAGGCTGCTCGCCTCGCTCCTTGGGCCGTTCCGGCGGCTCATCATCCTCACCGCCGCGGTCGTCATCGCGTCGGCCGTATTCCGCGCGATCGGCCCCTCGCTCATCGCGTTTGGTATCGACGAGGCGCTGCCCCGCGCGGTCGAGCAGGGCGACTGGGGTCCGGCGATCGGGATCTCGCTCGCGTACCTCGTGATCGGCGGCGGCGGAGCCGCGCTCGTCGGCTGGTACGTCGTGCTCATCGCGAAGCTCACGCAGGCCGTGATGCTCGAGCTGCGTACGCGCATCTTCAGGCACACGCAACGGCTGAGCCTCGAATTCCACGAGGGATACACGTCGGGCCGCATCATCTCGCGGCAGACGAGTGACCTTGAATCGATCCAGGAGCTGCTTGACGGCAGCCTCTCGGAACTCATCGATGCTGTGCTGCTGGGCTCGTTCACGCTCATCGCGCTGTTCCTCATCGACTGGCGCTCCGGCGTGCTGCTCGTCTGCATGGGACTGCCGCTCGGACTGCTCATGTGGTGGTTCGTCATCGAATCGCAGAAGGGATTCCGCGCGACCCGAACGGTCAGCGCGCGGCTCATCGTGCAGTTCGTCGAGACGATGACCGGCATTCGGGCGGTGCAGGCGTTCCGGCGAGAGAAGCGCAACGATAAGGCGTTCGCGAAGGTGTCTGACGACTACCGCCGCGCGAATCTGCGCGTCGTGAACCTCTTCGGTGTGCTCGATCCGGGGCTTGTGCTGCTCGGCAACATCACGATCGCCGCCGTGCTGCTCTGGGGCGCGTTCCGCGTCACCGACAACGCGCTCGCGGTCGGCGTGCTGCTCGCGGCAGTGCTGCACGTGCGCAACTTCTTCGGCCCGCTCGAGGACGTTGCGATGTTCCTGAACTCCTACCAGTCGGCCGTCGCCGCGCTGGAGAAGGTGTCAGGCGTGCTGGAGGAGGAGCCGACGGTGCAGGATCCCGAGCAGCCCGTCGCGCTGCCGGCGGCGCGGGGCGAGTTGAAGTTCGACGGCGTGAGCTTCCGCTACGGCGGGGCTGACGACCCACGCGTCGTGCTTGCGGACTGCAACCTCGATATCCCTGCCGGGCAGACGATCGCGCTCGTGGGAACGACGGGTGCCGGGAAGTCGACGCTCGCCAAACTCGTGGCGCGCTTCTACGACCCCACCGAGGGTGCGTTGACGCTTGATGGCGTCGACCTGCGTGCGCTCGACCCCGTCGACATGCGGCGTGCGATCGTCATGGTCACGCAGGAGGCCTACCTGTTCAGCGGCACGATCGCGCAGAACATCGCGCTCGGCAAGCCTGACGCGACCAGAGAAGAGATCGTCGCTGCGGCCACGGCGGTTGGCGCGCACGAGTTCATCGAGGCGCTGCCCGACGGGTATGACACCGACGTGAACAAGCGTGGCGGCCGCGTGTCAGCTGGTCAGCGTCAGCTTGTTTCGTTTGCGCGCGCCTTCCTCGCGGACCCGGCCGTGCTGATTCTCGATGAGGCGACCGCGTCGCTGGATCTGCCGAGCGAGCGTCTCGTGCAGGACGCGCTGCAGCGGCTCCTCGCGGACCGCACGGCGATCATCATCGCGCACCGGCTTTCCACGGTCGCGATTGCGGACCGGGTGCTGGTGATGGAGCACGGTCGCGTTGTCGAGGACGGTTCGCCACAGGAGTTGATCGCCGCCGGGGGCCGCTTCGCCGGGCTGCATGCGGCCTGGGAAGACTCGCTCGCGTAA
- a CDS encoding HPP family protein — protein sequence MHKRWGEGLRSLVRSTQPRLPWRRIAFAALGTGGAVALLGALGTSMDLTLLFLGFAPSCLLVFALPEAPVSQPSAVVGGHMVSAAVGLGIGAIPHAGWWDGELASSLAGALAAALSVVAMLVLRVLHPPAVANAVVVCVTGASWSYLVAPVLVSAVSIVVIALVWHRLTGATYPHRSAIR from the coding sequence GTGCACAAACGGTGGGGCGAGGGGCTGCGGTCGCTCGTGAGGAGCACGCAGCCCCGCCTCCCGTGGCGCAGGATCGCGTTCGCGGCGCTCGGCACTGGCGGCGCTGTTGCGCTGCTCGGGGCCCTCGGAACATCGATGGACCTCACGCTGCTGTTCCTCGGCTTCGCGCCGAGCTGCCTGCTCGTATTCGCGCTGCCTGAGGCCCCGGTGTCGCAACCCAGTGCCGTCGTCGGCGGCCACATGGTCTCGGCAGCTGTCGGCCTCGGCATCGGGGCGATCCCGCACGCGGGGTGGTGGGACGGAGAGCTCGCCTCATCCCTCGCCGGGGCGCTGGCCGCGGCGCTTTCGGTCGTCGCGATGCTGGTGCTCCGCGTGCTCCACCCGCCAGCGGTCGCGAACGCCGTGGTCGTGTGCGTCACGGGAGCGAGCTGGAGTTACCTTGTTGCCCCGGTGCTCGTGAGCGCCGTCTCGATCGTCGTGATCGCGCTGGTGTGGCACCGCCTGACTGGAGCAACCTATCCGCACCGGTCGGCGATTCGCTGA